TGAACCTGCTGGCTATCTGACATTTACCAGTGAAGGTTAACTGTCCTACCTTCTGCAGTAGACCAAGTGCAGCAATGCCATCTCTGGAGTTCCTGGCCAAAGCCACAGATTCCAGCAGGCTCCGCAGGGCTTGAGTCAAAGGATTCATGGCAAGGGCTGGAGGGATGGCATGAAGATGCTGCTCCAAGTCCGCCATGCATTTATCGTAGATCTGAGCAACATCATCTGTTGCCCATGGCTGTTGCTTAGATACAGAGATGGAAGCAAAGTGTACCAGTAAAAAGTTGCAACACAAATTTCTTGGCATTCACACAAAATCCATTTCGATAATAGTTGGCTGCTTGTGTGCCTCATACAGTGGGATGGAGCAACATTTTAGGTTTTTAGTTAAGATtggcacaaatgagacaataaCTATTGTACTATTGAACACTGTGGTGCCTAAAAGCAGTCTTTTcagttagttttgtttttgggaAGTCATAGGAAATAGACTTACCTTCATGGGCTGAGCCAAGAAGCCAGTTGGCTGGGAGAGATCATTACTTGGTAAGAAACCTGGAACGTTTCTGGCAAACTCCTCATATACAGCCAGCTGCTTAGGGTCCACTCCTCCCACCTGTAACACGTGCATTTTGTTACTCAACAGACGACAGACTGTTGACAACGGAAAATTGCACCGAGGGGTTACCTAATTGGACATATACAGCAACTAAGGTAAGAGTAACTCATGAGTTGTTTGATGGTGCAACCAAGCATAATAAAAGTCTTTTTTCACTGTTATTGGACTGGATGTCAAAGTTGCATACCTTGAGTCTGATCTGCTCAGGCATACGTTCAGCCTGGTAAGTCAGAACAACAGGATCACAATAGCGACGTCCTTCTTGCCGTGCGTGCTTCCTCAGCTCAAACTCCTGGAGGAGTACAGATCCGATTAAGAAATTGGCCAatagtttatatttttaaaaaatatctttaaaaaaaataacaaataaacacataatgCAAGTGTGTAAGCACCGGCAGGGCAGTCGACTATAAATCAGAGGTACACCAGTATCATGTTTAGTCACCATGCTGAGGGGGGGGGGAGATCAAAAGCACTCAATCAAGCAATATGCATATTTCTGATCTAGTTGTAAttagcagaaaatgttctaattACATTTACCACGCAACTCTTTTTTTGGGGCTGACGCCATAGATCACATCTGTAACTAATAATTTGGTTTCACTTAATTAAAATGGTGCATCTGTTTTAATCCGTTTCATGAAAATACACAATACATTTATCTTTTTGGCTGCATAGCTAGTCTTCCTCACCGTGGCTAGTCTTTTGTCCATTTCAGGGCCAGCCTTCTCAACAGCAGTTTTCTGAATGAAGCAGCAAGCCAATTCACAGTTGTCTTGAGCAATCCTAGCTGCAGCCTCTTCCATCATTTCCCTCTGCTGGGGTGTTGGTGCCTGAAAGAAATGACCGATGAAGTTAGAAAATAAGAAGGATGCATGTCatcagagaaacagaagaaaggaTCGGTGTGTAGAAAAAGAAGGGGGAAATATTTGGATGCACTTCGATAAGTTCATTCACACCATTTCAATTACAGCGCTATCTTTTCATCACATCTGAGACTAGTCATTTAAGACAAGCATTCATGCTGGCATCGAGCTTACCCtaagagcagcagcaaagcTGTTCTTCAGGTTGGTGGCAATGCTCATGAGCAGTGGCTCGCGGCAAGTGATCATGGCCATGCCAGCAGTGAGGTTTCTCATCATGTGGTGGGCAGCCACACGCATGCGGGACTCCTCCGAATCCAGGGCAAAGTCCTTCCTGATGATCTGCTCACAGGTTGTCATTGCAATTTTGATAGACCGATCCACCACAGGGTGCACAAGCTCCTGAACTGCCCGCTCCACGGACTGCCGCACACATTGCTTCAGCTGAGGATGAGCCTGTAGCAGTGGGATCTGAAGAGAAATTACAAAGGAAGCATGAGTGAAACCGTCAAAggaaaaataagtaaaacaaatatCAACATGAGATCATGATGTGAATTTTGTCATCTGCTAAATTAGCAGAAGCCCTGAGAGAATATCTCAATAGTAAAAGCACAGACCGTGCACATGTCACTGGTTTTAAGCACTATATGTGTAACATGATGTCTGTACTTCATTACACATCTTTGGGCCTGATCATGTTGAGCTGTTACAGTTcttatttttccttctttgtgtTGTTAGGCcaagaacaataaacaaagcAGCTCCTCTTCTTGTTGGCAGGAGGTctagtgtgcatgtgtggaacgCCTTCATGTGTGCATCCCCCCAGCTATAGTATTTACAGAACCACGTGCAAGTCCACAGCTGCCTCCAGACACTGAAACCATGAATTGGCCTTTATACTTACGTTGACATTTATATTGATGTGTGGTGCCAGGCCTGCCAAGGCATACACATTGATGTCGTGGTAACTGAACTGTGGAGTGGGAGGCCCGGTGGTTGTGCAAGTGGTAGTGGTGGCAGCTTGGGTTGAGGGAGGAGCTGCAAATGGAACAAAGTCTCCTGTTGGTCACAAAACACTTATTTGATTAAAATCACAAGGAAAAGCAGattatgcagacaaaaaaataaataaataaatttaaaaaaatcaacaatgaGTAAGCAcacaagcaacaacaacaacaaaaaaaaacgttacaaaatgaagaacaaaagaaaatctgaCATGAAAAAACGGGTCGGTGATTTAGTTAAAATGATTATAATCATCAACACAGTAGGTTTAAGATTTTGTTACATTAAAATTCTGAACTTTATGTTGACAATTAAAACTGTTCATCCAACTGAGTCAAGTAATGTTATTTCATTAGTCATTTATGAAAGGTAAAGCATTCCTGCAGTGTGTTTtcacacaagaaaaaagaaataataatccATGACTCTAcatatctctaaggctgagtacAAAGCAGACAGTACTTGTTTACTTTTTTAGCCAAACATCTTTGCCTAATCTGAATACAGGCAGGAAGCTCAAATACTTCAATACTTCACAAGCAGGTTTAAATTAAGaagacagttaaaaaaaaaagaaaaaaaaaaaagaaaagactgaaaaatatgAAGCAGTCACCTGTGGTAGAGACTGGCAGCATCTCCTCTGGAGGCTTTGCCTCTTTCTTTGGTGCAGACAGCTGCTCCTCCAGGCTTTTCAGCTTCTCTTTGTCCTTCAGCAGGTTTCCTGGCTTCAGATCATTGATGTCCAGAGACAAGTTCTTACATAGAACTTCAATCTCAAACTTTAAAttcagctgcagtaaacaaGAAGAGAATGTGAGCAACAAATTCCCAAATATTTTCTGATtccttttaattatttttgttcacttttccCCCTTAAAGTTAATGGTAAATATATTCATATTGCCCATTAAGTGATAAAATGAGGGATCATTGTGTTCAGATATTAAATATAGCTGACTTACATCAAAAACTTACATATATGACTGTTATGTAGCAAGAGGAGTGCTTATCCACCATTAAACCACAAATGTAAGGAAATAATTGTGGCTCTGGTTACTATCATTTAGTTGGAATGGACTTCACACTCCAGTCCAAGAACAATTTGGTTTCTCAGCGGCTGCAAGAAAAAGTAATACGTTACCTTGAGGTCATGTTCTTGATGCAGCTCAGCAAGAACATTCATGATGGCCATGGTCCAAGGATTCTGGGGCCTAAAAACCTGCAGTATCACAGACAAATTCAATGAAGAATTCAAGAATATTACACAGTAGAATCAGATTTATTTTGGTCTTGTGTCAACTAGAAAAAGaacagatgtttttgtgtcaaGTATACTGCGCACACTGTTTTTTCTAGATTATAATTTTTAATTGGAATGTCAAAAAGGTGGAGAAATCTCCAAGTCTACACTTATGTTGCTCACCATGCTACGCAGACTAGACTCCAAAACTTTGGCTACAAAGGGAACCACATAAAGTAGCTCCTGCTGGCCTTTAACGTAGGCTTCAAGTAGCAGAGACTTGACTTCCAGatcctgacaaaaaaaaaaaaaaaaagtttagctCTGGAGCAGACAGAGGAAACTGCACATCATTTTACAACATAACCAACAAACTTGTAACAAATTCTTACTGTATAGAGGATAGGCTTGTTTTTGGCCAGTGTAATCATGCCCAACCAGTGGCCCAGGTTCTTCAGCAGGGAGCGATCAGAGAAATTGGCAGCTGCCTTGTCTGAGGTCAAAAGCACCTGAACGAAACAGAGTTAGAGAGGAAGGGTTAGCATTTCACAAATTATTCCTGTGCCAAGTAGGACAACAATTACATTTATTAAGCATAGTTGTGTGTGATTCGAAGACATGAAGTGAATGCAGGGACTAAATGAAAATTTCTGCCTTATATAAACTGGATATATCAGTGATGGATGACCAACATGTAGATAGGGCTGACAACATATTTTTACACGAGGCGAGTTTTTGACACTTCAAGACATCAAATTTACAGTTGTCACTAACAGGATAAGGAATAAAATAGTTGTGGCTTCTGAAATCCTAAAACTATGAAGTTAACATGCCCTCCCACAAAATTTTACCTTGATATTTCTGTAGGTTTCATTGAGAACCATCTTGACAAACTCTGGGTTTTTGAGTGTGTCCAAAAAGTTAGAGTACAGACTGTGGAAGTTGGGCTCGATGCTGACACGCTTCATCACCAGGTACTGAGAGACCCAGGGCATGAACTCCTCTTTCACCGTCTCTTTCAACTCCTCAAcctgagaaaaaaaagtgttgcttTTAAAACAAAGCATCTTTTAATATCAATGTTTGTTCgatattgtcacattttggcaATATTCTCCTACCTTTTGTGTCATGTTGGACTGAGAAAGGTTGTTGAAGATAAAAGCAATCTTCTCTTGGACATTCTCCGGAGGCTCTACAATCCTTTCAGTTTGGTCAGTGGCCACTAGCAGAGTGTCAATGTTGGTAGTGTTTATGGAAGGCTGCAGGTAAGAACAAGGacaccatatatatatatatatattgtacatACAGAAAAATAAGCAATTCTGATCACTGACTGGACATCATGTGGTGTTCAGTTATCAGCCAAATGAAACTCACAGGTACATCCTTCTTGAAGCTGCTTGGTGTCGGTCTTGTGATGGTGGTTGTCTTCGCTACTGTGGTTGTAGTCGTGGTGGTGGTGACGAGGGTGCTGGGCTGACCAGGCTGTGGGGCTTTGAGGCCAGCTGGCTGCTGTGACTGGGCCTGCGCTTGAACTTGTGCCAGTGCCAGGCTGCCAGGTGTGGTGATGGAGCCCTGCATCTTCACCGGAGGGTCCCGTGACTGTTGGCCATACTCGATATACTGCACACACAGGATATTTAAAGGTACAGAGCGACAGATTTAATTTATCTGAATGTGGGACACCCTGTCCGCAGTCAGAGACGGGACATACAAAGACATGAGGAATTGTGAATGGTAAATTAAGGAAACCTGATTACCTCTTGTAAATGGTGGGGGAATTGCAAGAAGTGAGCAATTGAAGCAAGATGTTGACAATACTGAGGGTAGTCCTTTAGTCTAGAAACACAAACGATATGTCATCTTCATGTAAGATGACTGACATGTTAACATTTAGCTTGcaaaagaaaatttcaatacCTGTTTTTGAACCTATCTAGGGCAGCAATTCCAAAGTAATACATTTTGGATCCGTATGGTTTTCTTAAGGCTTCAAGAACATATCGAAGGGCCAAGCCCAGGGCCATGTAGGTGACAAGACCCTTCTCGATAATGCCACCAAAAAGGCAGGCAGTGATGTGCAGCTCCTTGTCTGGGTATTGGGGGAAGAATCTGTATTCCTCAAATAAGTTCCGAAGCATGCAGTTGAACACCTCTCGCTCCCGCTTGATGGTTGAGTCCTTGAACCTTTGCAGCATCTCCAGTACCTGGATGATGACAGTAATGTAGTGGAAGTTTAGTGACTTCGAAAGCAgcaaaagtaccaaaaaaatAGAGGGGTCAAGCTAATCAATCAATAAAATCCATGTGTATTTTGACAAGAAAGAATCAACACCACTACTTACTTCATCCACAGACATAGTTGGGTGAGGTGGGTGGTTGTAGATGCGCTGGAAGTAACTATTTGCTTCGTCGTCTATCTCTTTACTAAAGTGCTGGTTTGCCTCGGGCCACACCTGAGAAAGGTCAGCTGAAAAGGAGGGTAGAAAGTCATTATTTTcgtctttcatttttttgttgtaatttgaCGCTGGTTGAGCATGAGTCAAGTAATTCAAACAGCTGAAAATCATTGCGTCTTCAAGTGATACACATTACGcatcaaaaatgtgtctttagATAAGCCAATGAAATTGCGTGCCTGCTTCAGCCACACATCCAGGCTAAAACAGCTTTTTACTCCACCCAAAACAGTGCTTCTTCCTAATGACTTCCTAAACATCTTCATATGATAAAATCAGCTGGGTGTTTCACTGTGTAAAGGGCAAACAGATCAGTTGCAAAGCAATGACCTAGGTCCGCCCAGAGTGTGTTGAGAGTTGTGTGGCAGTGACAATAAGCGAGTGACCTCactcaataatacatttttaaatatcaacagtcaaaaacacagcagagccGTTTTCATTTACATGGATTTATGTTTTGTTGAAggtgaataaaaacagattttgctGTTGAGATCTCGACCAAAATGATCTAGAATCAACGATGTGGAGAAAagtcaaatattaaaaaaaagaatgccTGACTGCATGTACAATCTAACTATTGCAGTCAAGTTAGACCACTTTTCGATGCTTAAAAAGTTCACCAATCACATTAAAGTGGGGCTGTCAGCATAAGCAGACAAGGAATGGAAGACTGATCTGTATTTCCTCTATGAGTAAGAAAGGGTTGAGTTGTTTGACATGAATGATGAAGGAAatcaatttaataaaaattgtaaGAGTCTATACAGTACTCATGGCAAGAACTTGGaaatcaaaaatcaaatcaaaaagaTATTCATTGTCACTACAGAGGAAATACAGTGCTGAGCAGCGCAGGGCGGGGCTCTCAGTCAcaccactaccaccaccacTTACAGGCCTTCATCTTACTCTGCTGAAAGGTCGTCGGGTTCAGGCCTGGTGTGCTCATCTTCCTGGTGCCAAAAGGGTCAGTGCTTACTGTTGGCATCCCCAGGCTTGAGCCGATGCCAGAGCCGATGCCAGAGCCCAAGGGACCTGTAAGTAACACAACATTTCAGTCCACCATTATTTTAGCTTTTGAACTATTGCGCTTCGCACTCTGAATTTGGTTCAGTTTAATATGACAAATATTAAGTGACCAAACAGGCTTTTCTGCCAAATTTATCTCTTCCATAATGTTTTCCTGGTCACATAATATTTACAGCCACACTTAGTGCAACTACAACTgatctttttggtcatattttcaCTGATGCCAAAGAGCAGAGACAAATCGCATTGGTGGTGTAGTATGACTTGTTTGAGTGTGAGCATGTTTGTATGAAAGGAAAATAATCAAATAGCATAGTACCAGAGTCCATACCAGGAAGCTGCGAGGTGAGGCTGCCAATGCCCCCAAAAGGTGTGCTGGGGTTAGGGTTGGACAGTGGTGGGAAGGCCTTTGCTGGGGACTGGGGATTACTAAAAGCTGAACTCAGTGAGGTTGGGAAACCCTGCATGCTCTGAGTGTGGGAAGTGACTGTGCCCCCAAGGTTTAAGGAACTCATGCCAGTCAATGGGTCCATCTAGAGAAtagcaggaggaaaaaaatatagagAGCATTTAATAAGTTTAGGTTGAGTCAGTAATACCAACGCAAAATATTTTGCggcaacacaaaaaatatggaTTCTGACAAAATTGTCACAATAAGTCATATTTCTAAGTTGATAATTTATATTATACAGATCAGCTTAGTCGACACCAATTGCAAACACCAAAGAGAATTTCCTAATTTGCCTACAGAGCTATGACGCGGCTTTCGCATGAAGATACCTGTACAGGTGAGATGGCATCCAGGCTGCTGGTACTTGGGGCACGTCCCTTTGGCATAACCCCAGGTGGTGGCTGTCGGGCTTTATTCATTACATTGCTGCAATTGGCAACCATGGTCAGGATCGTCTCTGACAATTCCTGGGAAACACTCctaagaaaaaagtaaaaacactgttaatgtaaataaatgtatcaCTGTGTGGAATAGTAATACTGGCGTATATCCCAGTTTAACTATTCATAAACTACACATTCTCAAGCTTGGCAGTCTTATATAGCCAAATCCTATGCAACTAATTCTGGCCTCAAATTCAACTTTGGGTAAAGCCACTCACCCAGGACTCAAGCAGTTCAGCATGGTGGCTAAAGTTTCTGGTGGCAGCTGGGCGCTTTTGGGCTGGTCCTTGTCAGGGGCCAGGCCCCCCATTATGGAAGGGCAGCGCCTCTTCAGGAATGTCACACATGCCTGAATGAAAGGTTCCtgacacagcaacacaaaagaaaatcattgtATAATACAACGCTTAGGGTAACATGCTCAAAATAAAATTGACATTACCAAAAAAATATATCCATCAATAACTGATTCTAGATCAAACAAAAGACTTACCCCATGCTCTCTTATTTTGTCAGTCAGCCATTTGTCAAGTTTGAGGTATTCACGGCGAGAGGCAAGTGCAGCAAGGTCAATAACAAAGGCAAATGGAGTACCATTCAGCAGCATCGATAGAGactggaggaagaaaaaaaaaaaaacgtgtttgGCATCAGGGAAATTATACCTATAATTATTACTAACTCCCAAAGCTTTTCAGCTCATCAATATTTCAAATCTGTTTGATTATGCCAGTCAGATAATACAGGACAAGAACACCCACTACTGCTACAAATCCACAgtgcattattttaaaattttaattctgtttttgtaacaatttAACTCTCTCTCATATTTAGGAAAGAAGCCAAAGGTTATACAGTATGTCCTTGTATCCACTAGATTGATTAATGACAAATAGTAAAagaattaggaaaaaaaaacacacgttAGGAGCTTGTCAAGATTTAGGAAACATGTTTGCCTCCAAACTACTGCCTTAAGCTAATGATTATGTAATGAATTTCATCAAACCTTCAAGTCCTGGGCTACGTCCAGGATGCGAGAAAGCTTGGCCTGGTCATACTGCTCCCCTCTCATGTACCACTCAGCCATAGAATGCATAATTAACTGACGAATGGAAGGAGACTGTCCCTGGTAATAAGAAAAGAATGCTTTATAACAATACTGTTATTTGAGTACATAACAtaggaaataaaaacatcacacttattcacaaaataaaaagataataGAATTCAGAAAACCAAAGTAAAGTAAGCAAAATATGATCTTTGGAATTGAAACCAGCAAACAACACCAACCTGTCCATGCCAGGCATAGTGCAGGATAATGGCTGAGTTGGGGTGGTTGCCCAAAAATATGGGCATTAGGGTAGAGATGAGCTCATGGCGCAGTGTATGCCAGGAGGTGGAGATCTGCAGTAATGCCAGCACCAACATGTCTGGGCAGTGCTTGATTGGGAAGCTGAACAGCTGCTTCACCTGTTCGTACTGGCCCACCTCAGACAGCCTAAGCAGACTCTCTACCAGATCCAGACTTTTCCTGTGAGGGGTTACAGACATTCAGTCTAAACCATCCAAGCATCTGCAAGGTTTCCTTAACGTGACATAACTTCTGATGCCATGCAGTTGAACGGCATGCATGGCAACAGCAATTAAATGTTAAGAGTTTGCAAGGACAAAGCAGGAACATaaagaagattttttaaaaaatctccttACCATGTTGCAATCTCCCTGTTGTCATCCTCTGGTGGGGCCTTAAGGATGTCAATAGCCACAGTGTGACAGGGGAAGTCAGCAAAGCAGAACACTTCTGGGTTCATCAGTGAGTGCTGAATGAATGACAActggaaaaaggaaagaaaaagtcaaCCTTACCTACTCACACTGCACTGTGTCAAGACAAAAATCAATTCCCACATTACAATTATTTACCACTTTTACTTGACAGCCATAATTCCTTTCAAACTTGCCACTACACTTAAACACTTACAcacttaagaaaaaaaaaaatcatcctgaGAGAAAAGACATAGGTTCGTTACCTGTCCCTCTGCGTGTTTCCATGGTCGATAGATGAGATCAACAGGGAAGACTTCCATGCCAAGCCCCCTCTGGATACCGTATACCACTATGTGCAGGCCTTTACTGTCCCGGATTATAAAGCCTGGGTGGTCCAGTTCGTATGTCACCTCTTTGAAGTTTAGATTTGGATTCTTGggtacaaacaaaaaacaaacactgaaaccaCAGTAGCtctgaacacacaaaaacatatttctgcaaCATTCAGGCTGTGGGGATCAGACTCAAACACTGGAGCTGTCAACTTTTAGACTGATCCCTAACATGAAGTAGGCTTGCACAAATGTGGCTTAAATTGCACCAAACATTGCAATGGATTCATGTCTATTTGTGTCGCTCAAAACAGTAAATCTTTTAAGATGTGGTCTGTGGCTACATGTTGCTTTTCAGGACAGGTTCAAGTTTACATTGAGAAAAGCAGATGGTTCACTTACCACTTCTTTGACAATGTCGATGAGAACCTCAACATTCCACGTATGTGCCTGCGAACCATCGTTCTTGTCCTTACCATCACTCCAGATACCACTTCCTGGAGCGGAGATGGACTAtgggagaaaacacaaacacgcagAAACCTAAAGCTCTGATgtatgaaaagttaaaaatccaaaaGCCAAGTCAGCATTATCTAACATCTTTAATATTAAAATTTCTAaatcatttccaacagctgTGATGAACAAGTTGCCTGCTACACTGCCAACCACCCATGTGGCAGAAATAAGATTAATGCAGCAGACATAAGTAAGACTGACTGACCCTGCATcttttatgatatattttgTGCATAAAAATAAGTAAACTCCAGAGGAGGCAGGCCTAGTTCATTTCATCAGGTCTGCACATCTTGGTTTGTGGGAAGTCCACAAGTCAACCACACTTCAACAGTAACAAACTAATATGCTTCATTTAGTCCGTATCCAGGAAACCAAACTAGAGAAGTCAAAGTGCCTCACCTGTAGTGGAATGCCATCAGTTAGGCCAGAGTGTGTACGAGCCATCATGCCCAGGACCCTGGCTACCTGGCTGGCTGTCACCTCTCTCACCCCATACTGGAGGATTATGTTTCTGCACTCATCCAGACTGAGGAGGCAAATGGGACAAAACAAGTTAATGTTCACTGGGATCCATCATGTGGAACATTCAAATATCAATTTCAATCACTTGGAAATTCTATGCTGTCAGCGATAGGATAGCCATCAAACTGAATCCTTTTTGAAGTTTGTAATCACACAGATTCagatttgtgaaataaatgtttcatataaATTCTGTACTCTGTGTCTCAGTCATATAGTTTGCATGCAGCAGTTAAATACACCTTACATGGTCTTTCAAATGGTTACTTTCCATTCACgtacatgattaaaaaaaaaaaaacttactgtAGACACAGggcattacaaaaaaataatttcaattaCTTAATTGTTGATACAGCTCAAAAGACACCAGAAATTCACCTTGCACAGAAGCCATAGCCAACTTCTTGAATGAATTCTGCAAGAGAACTCTCCATTATGGTCTTAGCTAACTCCCCCGAGTCTGGTAGGATCCTGTCCATGAGAATGTCCCGTTTTTCAGGGTACAGCAGTGGTGCGAGCACCACAGGACAGCGCTCCTGGGGGAaatctgaaatgaaacacacaaacaaatgtggCACATTGGCATTTAATTGGTCTGACAAAGCcatatatgtttttttgtagACATTTATTTGATTGGCCATCAGACTCAGAGGGATGCAACAAATCTCATCCTTCATACCTCGGCAAAGTGTCTTAAGGAAGGCGTCAATCTGCTCTTGCCCTACCCCACTGGCTCCCTTCTGGCCAAACAGTAGATGGGAGAGCAGCAGGTGTAACACCTCTATGGCAATGTCCTGGAAGCCACCTTCCTGGTTTCCTCCAAGATCCGCGTCAACGTATGACCGCAGGAGATCTGGAAGTTTCTGCTTGATGAACTGCGCAGCTGAGAAACGGCCATAAATGACTAGTTAAGCTGGCAAAGACAGACTTTCGTGCACATTCGTTTTTGTTCAAGAGACCATATTGAAAGCATAGTTTGACAAACTTCTCCAGCTCTTTATGACCAGGTGTTACCAATCTTTATCACTGCTTGATAAGAAAAAGCATTCACTGAATAACAAGGAAACTAAATACAACTGTGAAAAGCAGTTATTAATACACACACTTACAACTAACAATCTACGCTTTCCAAGCTAACCACAATCTTAGACACAGGTAATTACAGGCTCTTATTAAAGGCAGCGTTTGACTGTTAGTACTGCCAAAGGATTTACGTAGTTTCTATTTAAACTGCAAACTATTCAAACTACTTTGTAGATATTGTCACATGTTCAATGGTGTTTTCAAGAGTCGTGGGATATTTATACAATATGCATATTTCAACCAATGTCTCAAATTAAATCTTCCCACTATAAAAGCTTGGAACATTTGATCTGTACAAATAACAGGTTTGAGGCAAATATGGAAAgtgttttgatgcattttagTACTTTTCACTGTGTCACACATACTACTAAAACAGGATTTCAGCTCATGTTTGCTGCAGGTTTAAATATTTGAAGATCTACGTGAACAACTTACCGAAACCACGAAGGTCTGCGTTGCTGGAGTTGAGCAAAGCAAGGCCAAATATCACCTGGGAAAttaattaatacatttaaaatacattctaATATATTTTCCCATAGCAGATAGACATGAATGAAGCCTGCTGCAGAGCTGGCTTACCTCTTGGACCTTGCTGAGCTTAAGAACTTTACTCAGTTGAGTGAATAAGTGAGCCGATGGCTTTAAACTCTGAAAGACAATTTAAGTCAAACACCTTAATGATGAACAAATGTAATtgcctcatttttctttctcactcAAAAAGATTTTAATTGCATCCCTGAAATTCTAGCATCTGCTTCTTACCTTCTGGTAGTGCAGAGGATTGTCAATGGCGTAGCACAGAGTAGAGATAAAGTTTG
This window of the Acanthochromis polyacanthus isolate Apoly-LR-REF ecotype Palm Island chromosome 8, KAUST_Apoly_ChrSc, whole genome shotgun sequence genome carries:
- the cnot1 gene encoding CCR4-NOT transcription complex subunit 1 isoform X5; this translates as MNLDSLSLALSQISYLVDNLTKKNYRASQQEIQHIVNRHGPEADRHLLRCLFSHVDFSGDGKSSGKDFHQTQFLIQECVSLISKPNFISTLCYAIDNPLHYQKSLKPSAHLFTQLSKVLKLSKVQEVIFGLALLNSSNADLRGFAAQFIKQKLPDLLRSYVDADLGGNQEGGFQDIAIEVLHLLLSHLLFGQKGASGVGQEQIDAFLKTLCRDFPQERCPVVLAPLLYPEKRDILMDRILPDSGELAKTIMESSLAEFIQEVGYGFCASLDECRNIILQYGVREVTASQVARVLGMMARTHSGLTDGIPLQSISAPGSGIWSDGKDKNDGSQAHTWNVEVLIDIVKEVNPNLNFKEVTYELDHPGFIIRDSKGLHIVVYGIQRGLGMEVFPVDLIYRPWKHAEGQLSFIQHSLMNPEVFCFADFPCHTVAIDILKAPPEDDNREIATWKSLDLVESLLRLSEVGQYEQVKQLFSFPIKHCPDMLVLALLQISTSWHTLRHELISTLMPIFLGNHPNSAIILHYAWHGQGQSPSIRQLIMHSMAEWYMRGEQYDQAKLSRILDVAQDLKSLSMLLNGTPFAFVIDLAALASRREYLKLDKWLTDKIREHGEPFIQACVTFLKRRCPSIMGGLAPDKDQPKSAQLPPETLATMLNCLSPGSVSQELSETILTMVANCSNVMNKARQPPPGVMPKGRAPSTSSLDAISPVQMDPLTGMSSLNLGGTVTSHTQSMQGFPTSLSSAFSNPQSPAKAFPPLSNPNPSTPFGGIGSLTSQLPGPLGSGIGSGIGSSLGMPTVSTDPFGTRKMSTPGLNPTTFQQSKMKASDLSQVWPEANQHFSKEIDDEANSYFQRIYNHPPHPTMSVDEVLEMLQRFKDSTIKREREVFNCMLRNLFEEYRFFPQYPDKELHITACLFGGIIEKGLVTYMALGLALRYVLEALRKPYGSKMYYFGIAALDRFKNRLKDYPQYCQHLASIAHFLQFPHHLQECVQYIEYGQQSRDPPVKMQGSITTPGSLALAQVQAQAQSQQPAGLKAPQPGQPSTLVTTTTTTTTVAKTTTITRPTPSSFKKDVPPSINTTNIDTLLVATDQTERIVEPPENVQEKIAFIFNNLSQSNMTQKVEELKETVKEEFMPWVSQYLVMKRVSIEPNFHSLYSNFLDTLKNPEFVKMVLNETYRNIKVLLTSDKAAANFSDRSLLKNLGHWLGMITLAKNKPILYTDLEVKSLLLEAYVKGQQELLYVVPFVAKVLESSLRSMVFRPQNPWTMAIMNVLAELHQEHDLKLNLKFEIEVLCKNLSLDINDLKPGNLLKDKEKLKSLEEQLSAPKKEAKPPEEMLPVSTTGDFVPFAAPPSTQAATTTTCTTTGPPTPQFSYHDINVYALAGLAPHININVNIPLLQAHPQLKQCVRQSVERAVQELVHPVVDRSIKIAMTTCEQIIRKDFALDSEESRMRVAAHHMMRNLTAGMAMITCREPLLMSIATNLKNSFAAALRAPTPQQREMMEEAAARIAQDNCELACCFIQKTAVEKAGPEMDKRLATEFELRKHARQEGRRYCDPVVLTYQAERMPEQIRLKVGGVDPKQLAVYEEFARNVPGFLPSNDLSQPTGFLAQPMKQQPWATDDVAQIYDKCMADLEQHLHAIPPALAMNPLTQALRSLLESVALARNSRDGIAALGLLQKAVEGLLDATSGADADLLLRYRECHLLVLKALQDGRAYGPQWCNKQITRCLIECRDEYKYNVEAVELLIRNHLVNMQQYDLHLAQSMENGLHYMAVAFAMQLVKLLLVDERSVSHVTEADLFHTIETLMRTCAHSRASAPEGLPQLMDVVRSNYEAMIDRAHGGPNFMMHSGISQASEYDDPPGLREKAEYLLREWVNLYHSAAAGRDSTKAFSAFVGQMHQQGILKTDDLITRFFRLCTEMCVEISYRAQAEQQHNPAASAAIIRAKCYHNLDAFVRLIALLVKHSGEATNTVTKINLLNKVLGIVVGVLIQDHDVRQTEFQQLPYHRIFIMLLLELNAPEHVLETINFQTLTAFCNTFHILRPTKAPGFVYAWLELISHRIFIARMLAHTPQQKGWPMYAQLLIDLFKYLAPFLRNVELNKPMQILYKGTLRVLLVLLHDFPEFLCDYHYGFCDVIPPNCIQLRNLILSAFPRNMRLPDPFTPNLKVDMLSEINIAPRILTNFTGVMPSQFKKDLDSYLKTRSPVTFLSELRSNLQVSNEPGNRYNIQLINALVLYVGTQAIAHIHNKGSTPSMSTITHSAHMDIFQNLAVDLDTEGRYLFLNAIANQLRYPNSHTHYFSCTMLYLFAEANTEAIQEQITRVLLERLIVNRPHPWGLLITFIELIKNPAFKFWSHDFVHCAPEIEKLFQSVAQCCMGQKQAQQVMEGTGAS